The following are encoded in a window of Leptodactylus fuscus isolate aLepFus1 chromosome 9, aLepFus1.hap2, whole genome shotgun sequence genomic DNA:
- the LOC142218707 gene encoding caveolin-3-like, translating to MAEPKSLPSEPMPLDMENRDPNNMNEHVRVLFEDAFGEPEGSHSIPGVWSMSYKTFSGVKSCCYIVLSVLCGCPLAFCWALDFACIQCCHVWCVGPCMKIWNMNFSCLKMFWSSCVHCLCDPCYEACGLCFSLIRVQNKNG from the exons ATGGCCGAGCCCAAGTCCCTCCCCAGCGAGCCCATGCCCCTCGACATGGAGAACCGCGACCCCAACAACATGAACGAGCATGTGCGG GTTCTCTTTGAAGACGCCTTTGGGGAGCCTGAGGGTTCTCACAGTATCCCCGGGGTGTGGTCCATGTCCTATAAGACCTTCAGTGGGGTGAAGAGCTGCTGCTACATTGTGCTGTCGGTGCTGTGCGGCTGCCCGCTGGCCTTCTGCTGGGCCCTGGACTTCGCCTGTATCCAGTGCTGTCACGTTTGGTGCGTCGGGCCCTGCATGAAGATCTGGAACATGAACTTCTCCTGCCTGAAGATGTTCTGGAGCTCCTGCGTCCACTGCCTGTGCGACCCCTGTTATGAGGCCTGCGGCCTGTGCTTCAGCCTCATCCGGGTCCAGAACAAGAACGGATAG